One segment of Nostoc piscinale CENA21 DNA contains the following:
- a CDS encoding DUF2862 domain-containing protein — MEIGQKVKVYRLRDRVPNSVAQKLGKVGVIEGYKMTDGSGVGIVVKFEDNSATWFFEDEIKPV; from the coding sequence ATGGAAATCGGACAAAAGGTCAAGGTGTATCGTTTACGCGATCGCGTACCCAACTCAGTCGCTCAAAAACTAGGCAAAGTCGGCGTTATCGAAGGCTACAAAATGACTGATGGTAGCGGCGTTGGCATAGTGGTGAAGTTTGAAGATAATAGCGCAACTTGGTTTTTTGAAGACGAAATCAAACCCGTATAG
- a CDS encoding ArsA family ATPase → MSLILTFLGKGGIARSKVAIAAAKLLASQGKRVLLAGLAEPVLPILLETTLSADPQEIAPNLQAVQLPASVLLERNWEELKKLEAQYLRTPIFKEVYGQELVALPGMDSALALNAIREYDASGKYDAIIYDGTGDSFTLRLLGLPESLSWYVRRFRQLFVNSDLGKTISESPLIQPLITSFFNVNWTADNFAQPTNQVNDFLDKGKAALADPKRVAAFLVTTNDPIEVAVARYLWGSAQQVSLTVGGVIQIADQTTADLTAEFAPLAVNVVPDVKQGNWQPLIDALPNFAEQTSKVPKPIEIDVHNRQVRLFLPGFDKKQVKLTQVGPEVTVEAGDQRRNIFLPPALTGRPVTGAKFQNNYLIISF, encoded by the coding sequence ATGTCCCTAATATTGACATTTTTGGGCAAAGGCGGCATCGCGCGTAGCAAAGTTGCGATCGCCGCAGCTAAACTATTGGCAAGTCAAGGTAAGCGTGTACTTCTAGCAGGACTGGCAGAACCAGTTTTACCTATCCTGTTAGAAACAACACTCTCGGCTGACCCTCAAGAAATCGCTCCTAACTTGCAAGCAGTACAGTTGCCTGCATCTGTACTTTTAGAACGCAATTGGGAAGAACTTAAAAAACTAGAGGCACAGTACCTCCGTACACCCATTTTTAAAGAGGTTTACGGTCAAGAACTGGTAGCATTGCCAGGAATGGACAGCGCCCTCGCCTTAAATGCTATCCGTGAATATGATGCCAGTGGCAAATATGATGCAATTATTTACGATGGCACGGGTGATTCTTTTACTTTGCGGCTGTTGGGGTTGCCAGAATCTCTCAGTTGGTATGTACGGCGATTTCGACAGTTGTTTGTCAACTCCGATTTAGGCAAGACAATTTCTGAATCGCCATTAATACAACCACTGATTACCAGTTTTTTCAACGTTAATTGGACAGCAGATAACTTTGCTCAACCCACCAACCAAGTCAACGATTTCTTAGATAAGGGAAAAGCGGCTTTAGCTGACCCCAAAAGGGTTGCCGCCTTTTTGGTAACTACTAATGACCCTATAGAAGTTGCAGTTGCCCGTTATTTGTGGGGCAGCGCACAACAAGTTAGTCTGACAGTAGGTGGTGTTATCCAAATTGCCGACCAGACAACAGCAGATTTAACGGCGGAATTTGCACCGTTAGCTGTGAATGTTGTGCCGGATGTGAAGCAGGGTAACTGGCAACCTCTAATAGATGCCTTACCAAACTTTGCAGAACAAACCAGCAAAGTACCCAAACCCATCGAAATCGATGTCCATAACCGTCAGGTACGCTTATTTTTGCCTGGATTTGATAAAAAACAGGTAAAACTTACCCAGGTAGGGCCAGAAGTCACAGTAGAAGCAGGCGACCAACGCCGGAACATCTTCTTACCGCCAGCCTTGACTGGTAGACCTGTAACTGGTGCAAAATTCCAAAATAATTATTTGATTATTTCTTTTTAA
- the chlG gene encoding chlorophyll synthase ChlG, whose protein sequence is MTESTPVPPNSNPAETVDSVIDNSGEAGTVTTNERTAKTRQLLGMKGAAPGETSIWKIRLQLMKPITWIPLIWGVVCGAASSGNYTWTLENVLKAAACMLLSGPLLAGYTQTMNDFYDREIDAINEPYRPIPSGAISVPQVVTQILVLLVSGIGLAYVLDIWAGHEFPTVAVLAIFGSFVSYIYSAPPLKLKQNGWLGNYALGASYIALPWWAGHALFGELNWKVLVLTLIYSLAGLGIAIVNDFKSVEGDRQLGLKSLPVMFGVTTAAWICVLMIDLFQGFMAAYLVSIHENLYAAILVLLIIPQITFQDMYFLRDPLANDVKYQASAQPFLVLGMLVVGLALGHAGV, encoded by the coding sequence ATGACTGAATCAACTCCCGTACCCCCCAATTCCAACCCGGCTGAGACGGTAGACTCAGTAATAGATAATTCTGGTGAAGCCGGAACAGTAACCACAAACGAACGCACCGCTAAAACTCGGCAATTACTAGGAATGAAAGGTGCAGCCCCAGGCGAAACTTCCATTTGGAAAATTCGCTTGCAATTGATGAAGCCAATTACTTGGATTCCTTTAATTTGGGGCGTGGTTTGCGGTGCGGCTTCTTCTGGTAACTATACCTGGACTCTAGAAAATGTCTTGAAAGCCGCAGCTTGTATGTTACTTTCGGGGCCGCTGCTGGCTGGTTACACCCAGACGATGAATGATTTTTACGATCGCGAAATTGATGCCATTAATGAACCTTACCGTCCCATTCCTTCCGGCGCAATTTCTGTACCCCAGGTTGTCACCCAAATTTTAGTATTGTTAGTATCTGGGATTGGTTTAGCCTACGTGCTGGATATCTGGGCTGGTCATGAATTTCCGACCGTTGCAGTCCTAGCAATTTTCGGCTCATTTGTTTCTTATATTTACTCTGCCCCTCCCCTGAAACTCAAGCAAAACGGCTGGCTGGGTAATTATGCTTTAGGTGCAAGTTATATTGCTTTACCTTGGTGGGCTGGTCATGCTTTGTTTGGTGAGTTGAATTGGAAAGTTTTGGTTCTCACCTTAATTTACAGCTTGGCTGGGTTGGGCATTGCCATTGTCAACGACTTCAAGAGTGTCGAAGGCGATCGCCAACTAGGGTTAAAATCACTACCAGTTATGTTTGGTGTCACCACCGCCGCCTGGATTTGTGTCTTGATGATTGACTTATTCCAAGGCTTCATGGCTGCTTATCTCGTCAGTATCCATGAGAATTTATACGCAGCTATCTTGGTATTGTTAATCATTCCTCAGATCACTTTCCAAGATATGTATTTTTTACGTGACCCCTTAGCCAATGATGTGAAATATCAAGCCAGCGCCCAACCATTCCTCGTGCTGGGAATGCTGGTGGTTGGTTTAGCATTAGGCCACGCTGGTGTTTAA
- a CDS encoding Crp/Fnr family transcriptional regulator, with translation MAITYENLTPGQILFHQGDFTRAIFVVISGQIRLMHYTSAGQSIKHYEVRTGESFAEAALFNEFYDCTAIADAPSRIATFPKPAFLATLRQYPDLSEVLIAQLARRFHQVKVLLELRSIRSARERVLHLN, from the coding sequence ATGGCTATCACCTATGAAAATTTAACACCTGGACAGATTCTGTTTCATCAAGGTGATTTTACTAGAGCCATTTTTGTTGTCATATCTGGACAGATTCGACTGATGCACTATACCAGTGCGGGTCAATCTATCAAGCATTATGAGGTGAGAACTGGAGAGAGTTTTGCGGAAGCGGCATTGTTCAATGAATTTTATGATTGTACTGCGATCGCTGATGCCCCATCTCGGATTGCGACTTTTCCCAAGCCAGCTTTTCTGGCAACTTTGCGTCAATATCCAGATTTATCAGAAGTCCTCATAGCACAACTGGCACGAAGATTTCATCAAGTCAAAGTTTTGCTAGAACTACGGAGTATTCGCTCGGCGCGGGAGCGGGTACTTCATTTGAACTGA